A region of Moorena sp. SIOASIH DNA encodes the following proteins:
- a CDS encoding glucosidase, producing MTEEYQRLEEARNHIIHWKRWGPYLSERQWGTVREDYSPDGQAWDYFTHDQARSRTYRWGEDGILGICDDQQYLCFALALWNGKDPILKERIYGLTGPEGNHGEDVKEYYFYLDSTPTHSYMKGLYKYPQAEFPYAWLVQENQRRGPQAPEFELLDTGVFQENRYYDVFLEYAKASAEQILIQITAINRGPDPQTLHILPTLWFRNTWSWNPNSAKPLIKVAKSDHQFSVLEASHPTLGQRWFYCEGSPELLFTDNETNYQRLFGVENRSAYVKDGINNYVVQGDKNAVNPSRVGTKVAPHYRFTIGAGETQVIKLWLSDAPNIPQPFGSEFSRILATRRSEADQFYHAIAPPGLNDDQRNIQRQAFAGLLWSKQYYYYDVETWLKGDPNQPPPPPERLKVRNQQWNHLNNADIISMPDKWEYPWFAAWDLAFHCIPLAMIDPDFAKNQLDLMTREWYMHPNGQIPAYEWNFSDVNPPVHGWATWQVYQLEKQLHGTGDRQFLERVFQKLLLNFTWWVNRKDFDGNNVFEGGFLGLDNIGVFDRSSDLPSGGYIEQSDGTSWMGMYCLNMLTIALELALENPVYEDMATKFFEHFLYIAAAMNNIGEDETQLWDEEDGFFYDVLHLPNQEQLRLKVRSMVGLIPLFAVTTIEPETLNKLPGFKKRLEWFIQHRPDLKRNVACMETKGVGAKRMLALCYMTLGKVVKSDKFRRLLSKLLDENEFLSDYGIRAISKFHKDNPYRFYVNDHEHRVDYEPAESSNGLFGGNSNWRGPIWMPLNYLLIESLQTFHYYLGDTFKVECPTGSGNLMTLGEVSVELSRRLIRIFQKNQSSHRPIYGEIHEFKTDPNWHNLILFYEYFHGDSGLGIGASHQTGWTGLIAKLIQEYADCSDSK from the coding sequence ATGACTGAAGAATATCAAAGACTCGAAGAAGCTCGAAATCACATTATCCACTGGAAACGCTGGGGTCCTTACCTAAGTGAGCGACAGTGGGGAACAGTACGGGAAGACTATAGCCCCGATGGACAAGCGTGGGATTATTTTACCCATGACCAGGCGCGATCGCGTACTTACCGTTGGGGTGAAGATGGTATTTTAGGTATTTGTGATGATCAACAGTATTTGTGTTTTGCCCTAGCGCTATGGAATGGTAAAGACCCGATCCTTAAAGAACGGATTTATGGTTTAACCGGCCCTGAAGGTAATCACGGGGAAGATGTTAAAGAGTATTATTTCTATCTAGATAGTACTCCTACCCACTCCTACATGAAGGGATTGTACAAATATCCCCAAGCTGAGTTTCCCTATGCTTGGCTAGTGCAGGAAAACCAACGTCGGGGACCGCAAGCACCAGAGTTTGAACTGCTGGATACAGGGGTATTCCAGGAAAATCGTTACTATGATGTATTCCTAGAGTATGCCAAAGCCTCGGCGGAGCAAATTTTAATCCAAATTACTGCCATTAATCGAGGACCAGATCCTCAAACCCTCCATATCCTACCTACTCTCTGGTTCCGCAATACTTGGTCTTGGAATCCTAATTCTGCCAAACCCCTAATCAAGGTTGCTAAATCTGATCACCAATTCAGTGTCCTGGAAGCCTCCCATCCCACATTAGGACAACGCTGGTTTTACTGTGAGGGTTCACCAGAATTATTATTTACTGATAACGAAACCAATTATCAGCGCTTGTTTGGGGTAGAGAATCGGTCTGCCTATGTTAAAGATGGCATTAACAACTATGTGGTTCAGGGTGACAAGAATGCCGTCAATCCTAGCAGAGTCGGCACAAAAGTGGCTCCCCATTACCGATTTACTATTGGTGCTGGGGAGACTCAGGTGATTAAGCTGTGGCTGAGTGATGCTCCCAATATCCCCCAACCCTTTGGCAGTGAGTTTTCACGGATTCTTGCCACCCGTCGCTCAGAAGCGGATCAGTTTTACCATGCGATCGCACCACCCGGACTCAATGACGATCAGCGTAATATTCAGCGTCAAGCCTTCGCAGGACTGTTGTGGAGTAAACAGTATTACTACTACGACGTAGAAACCTGGCTCAAGGGTGACCCCAATCAACCGCCACCTCCACCAGAACGCCTAAAAGTCAGGAATCAGCAATGGAATCATCTCAACAATGCAGATATTATTTCGATGCCCGATAAATGGGAATATCCCTGGTTTGCGGCATGGGATTTGGCATTCCACTGCATCCCCTTAGCAATGATTGATCCAGATTTTGCTAAGAATCAACTTGACTTAATGACGCGGGAGTGGTATATGCATCCCAATGGGCAAATTCCCGCCTATGAATGGAACTTTTCAGATGTCAATCCTCCCGTGCATGGGTGGGCAACCTGGCAAGTTTATCAGCTCGAAAAACAGTTGCATGGAACAGGCGATCGCCAGTTTTTAGAACGGGTCTTTCAAAAGCTTCTGCTTAACTTTACCTGGTGGGTTAACCGCAAAGATTTCGACGGCAACAATGTATTTGAAGGAGGGTTTTTAGGCTTAGATAATATTGGAGTATTTGACCGCAGTTCAGACCTTCCAAGCGGAGGATATATTGAGCAATCCGATGGCACCAGCTGGATGGGAATGTACTGTCTGAATATGCTCACTATTGCCCTAGAATTAGCTTTAGAAAACCCTGTCTATGAAGACATGGCTACTAAGTTTTTTGAACACTTCCTCTATATTGCCGCTGCTATGAATAATATTGGGGAAGATGAGACGCAATTGTGGGATGAAGAGGATGGCTTTTTCTATGATGTGCTCCACTTACCTAATCAGGAACAGTTGCGCCTGAAAGTACGCTCCATGGTAGGGTTAATTCCTCTGTTTGCCGTCACTACTATAGAACCAGAGACGCTCAATAAACTTCCGGGTTTTAAAAAACGATTGGAGTGGTTTATTCAACATCGCCCTGATCTCAAACGCAATGTTGCCTGTATGGAAACTAAGGGAGTAGGCGCAAAGCGGATGCTTGCTCTATGTTATATGACTCTTGGAAAAGTGGTAAAAAGTGATAAATTCCGCCGTCTTCTGAGCAAGTTGTTGGATGAAAATGAGTTTTTAAGTGACTATGGTATCCGAGCCATTTCTAAGTTTCATAAGGATAATCCTTATCGATTCTATGTCAATGATCATGAACATCGTGTAGACTACGAACCCGCTGAATCTAGTAATGGGTTATTTGGGGGAAATTCTAACTGGCGTGGTCCGATTTGGATGCCCCTTAATTATCTCTTAATTGAATCCTTGCAAACTTTCCATTACTATTTAGGAGATACCTTTAAAGTGGAATGCCCTACAGGCTCAGGTAATCTGATGACCCTTGGGGAAGTTTCTGTAGAACTATCCCGGCGTCTGATTCGGATTTTCCAGAAAAATCAATCCAGTCATCGTCCTATTTATGGCGAAATTCATGAATTTAAAACTGATCCGAATTGGCACAATTTAATTCTGTTCTATGAATATTTCCATGGAGATAGTGGCTTAGGAATTGGAGCAAGCCACCAAACTGGTTGGACTGGATTAATTGCCAAACTGATCCAAGAATATGCTGATTGTAGTGACTCTAAATGA
- a CDS encoding glycoside hydrolase 100 family protein yields the protein MDNLKEKFYMGSEGNLIDAAWQALEDSIISYQGNPVGTVASKDPDMEALNYDQCFTRDFAVSAMALLMRGKGGIVRNFLIETLGLQSREKHMDCFKAGLGLMPASFKVIHKKEQEHLGADFGEHAIARVAPVDSGLWWLLILRAYVKATGDQALAHQTRFQRGIKLVLDLCLTKRFDLFPTMLVPDGAFMIDRRMGVDGYPLDIQALFYTALQAASELLLPEDDYVPVVKERLGHLTYHIRNYYWLNLDRLKEIYRYDVEEFGEAAINKFNVYADTIPDWLMQWLPDSGGYFVGNLGPGRMDFRFFAQGNLMAIITSLATEEQSQAIMDLIEQRWEDLVGEMPMKVCFPALEGRDWQIITGCDPKNTPWSYHNAGNWPFLLWELAAAAQKTGKSELARKALTIAAQCLLKDNWPEYYDGKNGRLIGKKARKVQTWTIAGFLAAQQLIDNPDHLKLVSFEDTAVMICSMDIAEIVAMNK from the coding sequence ATGGACAACTTAAAGGAGAAGTTTTATATGGGAAGCGAAGGTAATCTGATCGATGCAGCTTGGCAAGCGCTGGAAGATTCGATTATCTCTTATCAAGGTAATCCCGTGGGCACAGTAGCGTCGAAAGACCCGGATATGGAAGCCCTGAATTATGACCAGTGCTTTACGCGGGATTTCGCGGTGTCGGCTATGGCATTGCTGATGAGGGGCAAGGGAGGAATTGTGCGCAATTTCCTGATCGAAACCCTAGGGCTTCAAAGCCGTGAAAAGCATATGGATTGCTTTAAGGCGGGTCTTGGATTGATGCCAGCTAGCTTTAAAGTGATACATAAGAAGGAACAAGAGCATTTAGGGGCGGATTTTGGGGAACATGCGATCGCACGAGTTGCTCCAGTAGATTCTGGCTTATGGTGGTTGCTGATTTTAAGGGCTTATGTCAAGGCAACTGGTGATCAAGCCCTTGCCCACCAGACACGGTTCCAACGGGGAATCAAATTAGTTCTAGATCTGTGTCTGACTAAGCGATTTGATTTGTTTCCCACCATGTTGGTGCCGGATGGTGCCTTCATGATTGACCGACGGATGGGAGTGGATGGATATCCGTTGGATATTCAAGCCCTATTCTACACTGCGTTGCAGGCGGCTAGTGAGTTGTTGTTGCCAGAAGATGATTATGTTCCTGTGGTCAAGGAGCGCTTGGGTCATCTGACTTATCATATTCGGAATTACTATTGGTTGAATTTAGACCGCCTCAAGGAAATCTATCGCTACGATGTGGAAGAGTTCGGTGAAGCGGCAATCAATAAGTTTAATGTCTATGCTGACACTATTCCTGATTGGCTAATGCAATGGTTGCCAGATTCAGGGGGATATTTTGTGGGTAACCTTGGACCAGGACGGATGGATTTTCGCTTTTTTGCCCAAGGTAATTTAATGGCAATTATTACTTCCCTAGCTACTGAAGAACAATCCCAAGCCATTATGGACTTGATCGAGCAACGCTGGGAGGATTTAGTGGGAGAAATGCCCATGAAAGTTTGTTTTCCGGCTTTGGAAGGTCGCGATTGGCAAATTATCACAGGTTGTGATCCCAAAAATACTCCTTGGTCTTACCATAATGCGGGGAATTGGCCGTTCTTGTTGTGGGAATTAGCAGCAGCAGCACAAAAAACTGGCAAATCTGAACTGGCTCGTAAAGCCTTAACCATTGCTGCCCAATGCCTGCTTAAGGATAACTGGCCAGAGTACTATGATGGTAAAAATGGTCGCCTGATTGGCAAAAAAGCTAGGAAAGTTCAAACCTGGACAATTGCTGGCTTTTTAGCAGCACAACAGTTGATAGATAATCCGGATCATCTTAAGTTAGTTAGTTTTGAAGACACTGCTGTGATGATTTGCTCTATGGATATTGCGGAAATTGTTGCTATGAACAAATAA
- a CDS encoding AAA-like domain-containing protein translates to MMADEALAVLDTILPDYSFSNLQETVFCEVWEGKTYAEIAESCGYEHSYIRDVGFKLWQRLSVALKQKVTKSNVRSVLRRYSRAQLSSLGIYGYHDRIKSSFGNSLYPALVPELDFPSGPVPLNSNLYIERPPIEALTYAEVSKPGSLIHIKGPRQKGKTSLVRRIVAYARKQGFRTVTLSLHRADSQVFTNLDKFLRWFCANVSRQLGLSLQLDHYWDSDIGSKVSCTTYFEDYLLEQVDRPIVIALDEVNQIFEYPELSRDFLSLLRSWYEDARELEIWQNVRWVIAHATDVYVPLKLNQSPFNVGLAIKLPEFTNEQVLDLAQRHGLDWAKGDQAMKRLAPLVTMVGRCPSLIRLALYHLTKQDVSLEQLLEEAPTQTGIYSNYLRYYLAALLPHHDLFAAFKEVVMATESVELEALTAYKLESLGLIKIRGNRATASCELYRLFFKNQFLNGIRVSGD, encoded by the coding sequence ATGATGGCAGACGAAGCCCTAGCTGTTTTGGACACAATTTTGCCCGATTACTCCTTCAGTAACCTTCAAGAGACCGTCTTCTGTGAAGTTTGGGAAGGGAAGACTTACGCTGAGATTGCCGAAAGCTGCGGCTATGAGCATAGTTACATTAGAGATGTAGGATTCAAACTTTGGCAACGTCTCTCTGTGGCTCTCAAACAAAAAGTTACCAAAAGTAATGTCCGCTCAGTTTTGAGGCGGTACTCCCGAGCTCAGCTATCCTCTCTAGGGATTTATGGCTATCACGACAGGATCAAAAGCAGTTTCGGTAATTCCCTATACCCTGCTCTGGTACCAGAGCTAGATTTTCCCAGTGGTCCGGTACCACTGAACTCCAATTTATACATCGAACGTCCTCCCATTGAAGCGCTTACCTACGCAGAAGTTAGCAAACCAGGTAGCCTGATTCATATTAAAGGCCCCAGACAGAAAGGAAAGACTTCCCTAGTGCGAAGGATTGTGGCTTATGCGAGGAAACAGGGCTTTCGTACTGTTACTTTAAGTTTACACCGAGCTGACTCCCAAGTTTTCACTAACCTGGATAAGTTCTTACGTTGGTTTTGTGCCAACGTCAGTCGGCAATTGGGTTTATCCCTCCAACTGGATCACTATTGGGATTCTGACATTGGCTCTAAGGTCAGTTGTACCACTTACTTTGAAGACTATTTGCTAGAGCAAGTCGATAGGCCAATTGTTATTGCTTTAGATGAAGTGAATCAAATTTTTGAGTATCCAGAACTTTCTAGGGATTTTCTGTCTTTGCTACGCTCTTGGTATGAGGATGCTAGGGAACTGGAAATTTGGCAAAACGTAAGATGGGTGATAGCTCATGCTACAGATGTATATGTGCCACTAAAACTTAATCAATCGCCCTTTAATGTTGGCCTAGCCATTAAACTCCCAGAATTTACCAATGAGCAAGTGCTAGACTTAGCCCAGCGTCATGGTTTGGATTGGGCAAAAGGTGACCAAGCCATGAAACGTCTTGCTCCTTTAGTGACTATGGTAGGTCGTTGTCCCAGTTTAATTCGTCTTGCCCTTTATCATCTCACCAAACAAGATGTTAGCTTAGAACAATTACTAGAGGAAGCACCAACTCAAACTGGAATTTATAGTAACTATTTGCGTTACTATCTAGCCGCTTTGTTACCCCATCATGACCTATTTGCTGCTTTTAAGGAAGTAGTCATGGCCACAGAAAGTGTGGAATTAGAAGCACTAACTGCTTATAAATTGGAAAGCTTGGGTTTGATCAAAATTCGCGGGAATCGAGCCACAGCTAGTTGCGAACTATATCGTCTATTTTTTAAAAATCAATTTCTGAATGGCATAAGAGTTAGTGGTGATTAG
- a CDS encoding cupin domain-containing protein gives MAQETTLSSNEQVALPQLIGQGPGLQLPSCDGQQCLAPNMAYKVDRTPKNINKNYLESGCYGQVANVKFHFEGSQFEDSVFEEIYPIQDGWDLFFNTPSEFTKGYFQDMSGCGLIPRKSRLELLSGFKAQDEVSDDPKENIAHFVVAKDYYYLSPDSHEYKYLGSLTAISGQNFPALGGAAVGQLIIAPGGIRAPHWHLNSAEAGYCYEGIGQVGTIVPGKSIPTGENGTFFESKRIEEAFVRPGELFLFPEGSQHYLRNVGAEGNFSCVLFFSEDPSLNPDQLLTITLSNIVGNTPAEVLGPILVTDKPNNPSTKTYSAATVSQAPPQVYSFKGQGPDVVPVIEACKGEEPNPENPGCPSATIRAMGKTLNRSKYSFLEP, from the coding sequence ATGGCTCAAGAAACGACACTAAGCTCCAATGAACAGGTTGCCCTTCCCCAATTAATAGGGCAAGGGCCGGGCCTACAGCTACCGTCGTGTGATGGTCAACAGTGTCTAGCTCCAAATATGGCCTATAAAGTCGATCGGACACCCAAAAATATAAATAAAAACTATCTTGAATCGGGGTGTTATGGGCAGGTTGCTAACGTCAAATTTCACTTTGAGGGTTCTCAATTCGAAGACAGTGTGTTTGAAGAAATTTATCCTATCCAAGATGGTTGGGACTTGTTCTTCAATACTCCCAGCGAGTTCACTAAGGGTTATTTCCAAGACATGAGCGGCTGCGGTTTAATTCCCAGGAAAAGTAGACTGGAATTATTATCTGGCTTCAAGGCACAAGACGAAGTCTCAGACGATCCGAAGGAAAATATCGCGCATTTCGTGGTTGCAAAAGACTATTATTACCTTAGTCCTGATTCTCATGAATATAAATATCTGGGTAGTCTAACGGCCATTAGCGGGCAAAATTTTCCTGCTCTGGGAGGAGCGGCTGTCGGCCAACTCATTATTGCACCGGGTGGAATTCGCGCTCCCCACTGGCACCTCAATTCTGCGGAGGCCGGTTATTGTTATGAGGGCATAGGGCAAGTGGGAACCATTGTCCCAGGCAAGAGTATACCAACTGGAGAAAACGGAACGTTTTTTGAATCAAAGAGAATTGAAGAAGCTTTTGTTAGGCCGGGGGAACTCTTCCTCTTTCCTGAGGGAAGTCAACATTACCTGCGCAATGTTGGGGCAGAGGGTAATTTCTCCTGTGTCCTTTTCTTCTCGGAAGACCCATCTCTGAACCCAGATCAACTCCTCACAATTACATTATCTAATATTGTCGGGAATACACCTGCAGAAGTCTTAGGACCTATCCTTGTCACAGATAAACCTAATAACCCAAGTACGAAAACCTATAGTGCTGCAACGGTTTCACAAGCACCACCTCAAGTGTATTCATTCAAGGGTCAAGGTCCTGATGTTGTCCCGGTTATTGAGGCATGTAAGGGAGAAGAGCCTAATCCTGAGAATCCAGGTTGCCCGTCTGCTACTATACGTGCAATGGGCAAGACTTTAAACCGTTCTAAGTACTCTTTCCTAGAACCATAG
- a CDS encoding rhodanese-related sulfurtransferase: MTQVVATFYKFVRLPDFADKRPSLLAHCQAQGITGTILLAAEGINSTIAGSRQAIDSVLAFLRSDPRLADLQHKESYTDSPPFNRLKVRLKKEIVTIGLPEVDPNQQVGTYVNPQDWNALISDPDVVLIDTRNTYEVNIGTFKGAQNPHTDSFRQFPDYVRHHLDSTKDKKVALFCTGGIRCEKASSFMLSQGFKQVYHLKGGILKYLEQVPEDESLWEGECFVFDQRIALKHRLEAGTHHMCYGCGNPISQADLNSPKYIKGICCPYCFDDFTNEA; encoded by the coding sequence ATGACCCAGGTAGTTGCAACATTTTACAAATTTGTCAGATTGCCAGACTTTGCCGATAAACGACCCTCCTTACTAGCCCATTGTCAAGCTCAAGGCATCACAGGAACGATTCTGCTTGCAGCAGAAGGCATTAACAGCACAATCGCAGGCTCCCGTCAAGCCATTGATTCAGTCCTAGCGTTTCTCCGTTCCGATCCCCGTCTGGCCGACTTACAGCATAAAGAATCCTACACTGACTCCCCCCCATTCAACCGCCTCAAAGTCCGGTTAAAGAAAGAAATTGTCACCATCGGTTTGCCAGAGGTTGACCCCAATCAGCAGGTAGGTACCTATGTTAACCCCCAGGACTGGAATGCTCTAATTTCCGATCCAGACGTAGTCCTGATTGACACCCGCAATACCTATGAAGTAAATATTGGAACCTTCAAAGGTGCCCAAAATCCCCATACTGACTCATTCCGACAATTCCCTGATTATGTTCGCCATCACCTCGATTCCACCAAAGACAAAAAAGTAGCCCTGTTTTGTACAGGGGGTATTCGCTGTGAAAAAGCCTCATCGTTTATGTTGAGTCAGGGGTTTAAACAGGTCTATCATCTCAAAGGTGGCATTCTCAAGTATTTAGAACAAGTCCCAGAAGACGAAAGTTTATGGGAAGGGGAGTGCTTTGTTTTCGATCAACGGATTGCTCTCAAGCACAGGTTGGAAGCTGGAACCCACCATATGTGCTACGGTTGTGGAAATCCAATTTCCCAAGCTGATCTCAATTCTCCTAAATATATCAAAGGTATTTGTTGCCCTTACTGTTTTGATGATTTCACCAATGAAGCATAA
- a CDS encoding class I SAM-dependent methyltransferase encodes MTNQTLGLDNQLYDYLKSVSLREPEVLTQLRVETAQHSMARMQIAPEQGQFMALLVQLMGAKKTLEVGVFTGYSALAVALALPPEGKVVACDISEKYTAIARPYWEQAGVADKIDLRIAPALDTLERLLEEGQAGTFDFAFIDADKRDYESYYEQALKLVRNGGLIAVDNVLWSGRVADPEVVDNITKAIRAFNQKLSQDQRVTLSLVPIADGLTLALKKDEV; translated from the coding sequence ATGACGAATCAAACTTTGGGACTCGACAACCAGCTTTACGACTACTTGAAATCTGTTTCTCTAAGAGAGCCAGAAGTTTTGACCCAGCTGAGGGTCGAAACAGCACAGCATTCCATGGCTAGGATGCAAATAGCTCCTGAACAGGGGCAGTTTATGGCCTTACTAGTGCAGTTGATGGGAGCTAAGAAAACTCTAGAGGTGGGGGTATTTACGGGCTATAGTGCTTTAGCTGTAGCCTTAGCTTTGCCACCAGAGGGAAAGGTGGTTGCTTGTGATATCAGTGAGAAGTATACTGCGATCGCACGTCCCTACTGGGAACAAGCCGGAGTAGCTGACAAAATTGACCTGCGAATTGCGCCAGCACTGGACACTCTGGAGCGGTTGCTGGAAGAGGGACAGGCAGGTACGTTTGATTTTGCCTTCATTGATGCTGATAAACGGGACTACGAAAGCTACTACGAGCAGGCACTGAAACTGGTACGTAATGGTGGACTTATTGCTGTGGATAATGTCCTCTGGTCGGGGCGAGTAGCGGATCCTGAGGTAGTCGATAACATAACTAAGGCAATTCGAGCATTTAATCAAAAGCTCTCTCAAGACCAACGGGTAACCCTTAGTTTGGTACCCATTGCTGATGGATTGACCCTAGCCCTAAAAAAAGATGAAGTATGA
- a CDS encoding RNA-guided endonuclease TnpB family protein, protein MLRRVVKVRLYPTTEQKEIIAQHFGCGRFVYNKGIELNKIQYEETGKGFSKNDLFKLIALLKKEFPWLKDCYSQVLQMSMRNLGDALSDFFKGKARHPRYKSKFKSRQSIQFPENVKLKGRVSIAFPGRIGAVKASIHRSLDGKIKTVTLSKTSSDKYYCSVLMDYEGTEPEKSSTGKVVGIDVGIQDLAISFDGIETKKYENPQYFRKEKRLAIEQRRLSKKKKGSNNRKKQIKKVARVPERVSNARQDHLHKVSRTIVNENQVLVVENLNILGMVCATGTLRERNRKLAKSISDAGLGMFINFISYKLERSGKVLIKIDRWFPSSKLGSSCGYKMDKMPLEVREWQCPECGCNHDRDINAAKNIRAEGIRILSIADGTAVKACGADLRPQPTSVGAGRLH, encoded by the coding sequence ATGTTGCGGCGAGTTGTTAAGGTTCGTCTATATCCAACAACCGAACAAAAAGAAATTATAGCTCAACATTTTGGGTGCGGACGTTTTGTATACAACAAAGGAATCGAACTTAACAAAATCCAGTACGAAGAAACTGGTAAGGGTTTTTCTAAGAATGACCTATTCAAATTAATAGCATTACTGAAGAAGGAGTTCCCTTGGCTTAAGGATTGCTATTCTCAAGTCCTTCAAATGTCAATGCGAAATTTGGGGGATGCTTTATCAGATTTCTTCAAAGGTAAGGCAAGACACCCTAGATATAAGTCGAAATTCAAGTCTAGGCAGTCGATCCAATTCCCAGAAAATGTCAAGTTAAAAGGAAGGGTATCAATTGCTTTTCCGGGAAGAATTGGGGCAGTAAAGGCTTCTATTCATCGTTCTTTAGATGGAAAAATAAAAACAGTAACTTTAAGCAAGACATCATCAGACAAATACTATTGTTCTGTTTTGATGGACTACGAAGGGACAGAGCCTGAAAAATCTTCCACGGGTAAAGTCGTAGGAATAGATGTTGGAATCCAAGACTTAGCCATCAGTTTTGACGGGATTGAAACCAAAAAATACGAAAATCCCCAATATTTTAGAAAAGAAAAAAGGCTAGCTATAGAGCAAAGGAGATTATCAAAAAAAAAGAAAGGTTCAAATAACCGAAAAAAGCAAATAAAGAAAGTTGCTAGAGTTCCCGAACGTGTGAGTAATGCCCGACAAGACCATCTACACAAGGTTTCACGCACCATTGTTAATGAAAACCAAGTATTAGTGGTTGAGAACCTAAATATTTTGGGTATGGTATGCGCTACGGGCACGCTACGCGAACGTAATAGAAAACTAGCGAAGAGTATATCTGATGCCGGACTGGGTATGTTTATCAATTTTATATCCTATAAACTCGAACGGTCAGGAAAGGTTTTAATCAAAATTGATAGATGGTTTCCTAGTTCTAAACTTGGCTCTAGTTGTGGTTACAAAATGGATAAAATGCCTCTTGAGGTAAGAGAATGGCAGTGTCCAGAATGTGGTTGTAATCATGACCGAGATATTAATGCAGCAAAAAATATCCGAGCAGAAGGTATTAGAATTCTCAGTATTGCGGATGGGACAGCCGTCAAAGCCTGTGGAGCGGACCTAAGACCTCAACCTACTTCGGTGGGGGCGGGCAGACTGCATTGA
- a CDS encoding N-acetylmuramoyl-L-alanine amidase, whose product MGRIFISAGHGGMERGGLDPGAIAGGTTEAEEMIRLRDMVVPELRSRGFEVLSVPDELSLKQTIQWINDRARFGDVALEIHADAFSNPNIRGASAFYIFNNTERKKHGELMLRYLITRLPELPNRGAKPDTDSGVGRLAFCRDVILPSLLLEVGFLTNPQDRALLQNRRRDMARGIADGLAQWSSLITGEQPPDQFNPIYPIIDIKINNQTYDDRGVLINSNSYIPIDLADRLGVDLTTAENVRRVQYRGVVYVKAIELRDYNIFVGWDTATRTVILRSISQKICPGLIDRIMGHGSTSEVQLQIFLKNNNQNALTEFPDLPRLYREEASVEGVNYDIAFAQACVETNFLRFSDRLRPEQNNFGGLGAVTSDEEATFPSARIGVRAHIQHLKAYASQEPLVQPLVDPRFRFVTRGIAPLVEQLSGRWSADLDYGKRIIAVVRRLYEASNLL is encoded by the coding sequence ATGGGACGTATATTTATTTCAGCAGGTCACGGTGGCATGGAACGTGGTGGTCTTGACCCAGGGGCGATTGCCGGTGGGACAACGGAAGCCGAAGAAATGATTCGGCTGCGAGATATGGTGGTGCCAGAATTGCGATCGCGTGGGTTTGAAGTATTATCTGTTCCTGATGAATTGAGTTTAAAGCAGACAATTCAATGGATTAATGACCGTGCTCGTTTTGGTGATGTAGCGCTAGAGATTCATGCTGATGCCTTTTCCAATCCTAACATCCGAGGTGCCTCTGCTTTTTACATTTTCAATAACACTGAGCGCAAGAAGCATGGTGAACTCATGCTGCGCTATTTGATCACACGCCTTCCTGAACTGCCCAATCGAGGAGCAAAACCCGATACGGACTCAGGTGTTGGGCGTCTTGCCTTTTGCCGTGATGTTATCCTGCCCTCCCTACTGCTCGAAGTTGGCTTTCTGACTAATCCCCAAGACCGTGCTCTGCTCCAGAATCGACGTCGTGACATGGCCAGAGGCATAGCTGATGGATTGGCCCAATGGAGTAGTTTGATAACTGGTGAACAGCCACCCGATCAATTCAATCCGATTTATCCCATCATTGATATTAAAATCAATAATCAGACTTACGATGATCGAGGTGTTCTAATCAATAGCAATTCTTACATTCCCATTGACCTAGCCGATCGCCTAGGAGTGGATTTGACCACCGCCGAGAATGTCCGTCGTGTGCAATATCGGGGAGTCGTGTATGTTAAGGCCATTGAACTAAGAGATTATAACATCTTTGTCGGTTGGGATACTGCCACCCGCACTGTGATTTTGCGCTCAATTTCCCAGAAAATCTGTCCAGGTTTGATTGACCGGATCATGGGTCATGGTAGCACCTCCGAAGTCCAGTTACAGATATTTCTTAAAAACAATAATCAGAACGCCCTGACTGAGTTTCCTGACCTACCTAGGCTCTATCGAGAAGAAGCCTCGGTAGAGGGAGTCAACTATGACATTGCCTTTGCCCAAGCTTGTGTAGAAACTAACTTCCTACGCTTTAGCGATCGCCTTAGACCTGAGCAAAATAATTTTGGTGGTTTGGGAGCAGTGACTAGTGATGAAGAAGCGACTTTTCCTAGCGCTAGAATTGGAGTACGTGCCCATATCCAACATTTGAAAGCCTACGCCAGTCAGGAACCCTTAGTCCAACCCTTGGTCGATCCCCGGTTTCGCTTCGTTACCCGAGGGATTGCTCCCTTAGTTGAACAGCTCAGTGGGCGCTGGTCAGCTGACTTAGATTACGGCAAGCGAATTATCGCCGTTGTCAGGCGTTTATATGAAGCATCTAACTTGCTTTGA